A portion of the Carassius auratus strain Wakin unplaced genomic scaffold, ASM336829v1 scaf_tig00215646, whole genome shotgun sequence genome contains these proteins:
- the LOC113095264 gene encoding NEDD4-like E3 ubiquitin-protein ligase WWP1 yields the protein MDDRRLMAEWRFSRGVESQTKAFLDGFNEVVPLQWLQYFDEKELEVMLCGMQEVDLQDWQRNTVYRHYTRNRKQIIWFWQV from the exons ATGGACGACCGCAGGCTAATGGCTGAGTGGAGGTTTTCTCGTGGCGTTGAGAGTCAGACCAAAGCGTTCCTGGATGGGTTTAACGAGGTGGTGCCACTGCAGTGGCTGCAGTACTTTGATGAGAAGGAGCTGGAG GTGATGTTGTGTGGCATGCAGGAGGTGGATCTGCAGGACTGGCAGAGGAACACAGTCTATCGTCACTACACACGCAACCGCAAACAGATCATCTGGTTCTGGCAGGTGTGA
- the LOC113095265 gene encoding NEDD4-like E3 ubiquitin-protein ligase WWP1, translated as MQFVTGTCRLPLGGFAELMGSNGPQKFCIEKVGKETWLPRSHTCFNRLDLPPYKSYEQLKEKLLFAIEETEGFGQE; from the exons ATGCAGTTTGTGACGGGCACCTGCAGACTTCCTCTGGGGGGCTTCGCTGAACTCATGG GAAGCAACGGACCGCAGAAGTTCTGCATTGAGAAGGTGGGCAAAGAGACCTGGCTGCCCCGGAGTCACACCTG CTTTAACCGGCTGGATCTGCCCCCCTACAAAAGCTACGAACAGCTGAAGGAGAAGCTGCTCTTTGCGATCGAGGAGACGGAAGGATTCGGTCAAGAGTAA